One stretch of Francisella sp. LA112445 DNA includes these proteins:
- a CDS encoding CoA ester lyase: protein MNKNNSLMSLLFIPGNRVERFDKVKNTTNASGIIIDLEGTVADVHEKNEARTNAIEYLKRISRQNQSFKYCLRINGLDTIHGFRDILLLLEAGVIPDVLVVSMVESANTLRQLDSLFQGKAPSYIALIESTEGYRNIDEIAHSSSNLIGLALGGGDLTSELGASCSWDSLLYFRSRLVAAAKNANLIALDVPFNDVRVQSDELFREEVRKIKSLGFDGKLCIHSRQADMLKEVFNAPDVKGPSIDLGSSDFDL, encoded by the coding sequence GTGAATAAAAATAATTCATTAATGTCTCTGTTGTTTATCCCAGGCAATAGGGTTGAACGCTTTGATAAAGTTAAAAATACAACAAATGCTAGTGGAATAATTATTGATTTAGAAGGTACTGTTGCAGATGTTCATGAAAAGAATGAAGCTAGAACTAATGCTATAGAGTATCTAAAAAGAATTTCTAGGCAAAACCAGAGCTTTAAATATTGTCTTAGGATCAATGGTTTAGATACTATTCATGGCTTTAGAGATATACTTTTGCTTTTAGAAGCTGGTGTTATTCCTGATGTTTTAGTTGTATCTATGGTTGAATCAGCAAATACGCTGCGACAACTTGATAGTTTATTTCAAGGGAAAGCACCTTCATATATAGCTTTGATAGAGTCCACGGAAGGTTATAGAAATATAGATGAAATAGCTCATTCAAGTAGTAATCTTATTGGGTTAGCTTTAGGTGGAGGAGACCTTACCTCTGAATTAGGGGCATCTTGCTCATGGGATTCATTATTGTACTTTAGATCTCGATTAGTTGCTGCAGCTAAAAATGCTAATCTTATAGCACTAGATGTTCCTTTTAATGATGTAAGAGTTCAAAGTGATGAGTTATTTAGAGAAGAGGTGAGAAAGATTAAATCTCTTGGCTTTGATGGTAAGCTTTGTATACACTCTAGGCAAGCAGATATGCTAAAAGAGGTCTTTAATGCTCCTGATGTGAAAGGACCTTCAATTGATCTTGGAAGTTCTGATTTTGATCTTTAG
- a CDS encoding DUF2147 domain-containing protein → MKKTKILSLIALAALGTSVSYAADNTKADAKDNLSPEGYWVQFDEDPDAGRGMPEGIIHTYFAKDSKYGKKGTLQMEIAVPLMTVANGKPSKPKATCNNCSNGSYNGFNYKGKNAPLEGFVFAGNMQEQKGTAQPPAKGAMYDNGGVINPNDGKIYAASAQVQDNGKVMYSKAAYIVWGKELGSKAAHWQRITKADYEKIKADCGVTADGQYTNKDKKVTSQCTNYPVSQFGVKSPV, encoded by the coding sequence ATGAAAAAAACAAAAATCTTGAGTTTAATAGCTTTAGCTGCGCTAGGGACGTCTGTATCTTATGCAGCAGATAATACTAAAGCAGATGCAAAAGATAATCTTTCGCCAGAAGGCTATTGGGTACAATTTGATGAAGATCCTGATGCAGGTCGCGGTATGCCAGAGGGTATTATTCATACTTATTTTGCTAAAGATAGTAAGTATGGTAAAAAAGGAACTCTACAAATGGAGATAGCTGTTCCATTGATGACAGTAGCTAATGGTAAGCCTAGTAAGCCAAAAGCTACTTGTAATAATTGCTCAAATGGCTCTTATAATGGCTTTAATTACAAAGGTAAAAATGCTCCTTTAGAAGGCTTTGTGTTCGCAGGAAATATGCAAGAACAAAAAGGTACAGCTCAGCCACCTGCAAAAGGGGCTATGTATGATAATGGTGGTGTTATAAATCCTAATGATGGTAAGATTTATGCTGCATCAGCACAAGTTCAAGACAATGGTAAAGTTATGTATTCTAAAGCTGCATATATCGTATGGGGTAAAGAGTTAGGTAGTAAAGCAGCACATTGGCAAAGAATCACAAAAGCTGACTATGAAAAAATCAAAGCAGATTGTGGTGTAACGGCTGATGGTCAGTATACAAACAAAGACAAAAAAGTAACTAGCCAGTGTACTAATTATCCAGTATCTCAATTTGGGGTGAAAAGTCCTGTTTAA
- a CDS encoding DUF2147 domain-containing protein produces the protein MLRKIIFIFLFTYFVSSYASDKKLLADGYWLQKDKSTDSNVSIIHAYNNAQNNLNAEIFVPLSDVDYGKAHAPIIYCTECGKGDAYGNKYDYSSGKYTYQGLEFVWNMKMKSPVKASSKGPVYLDGAVLNPHDGKYYHVKAQTIEYGKKVFVRAFWGPLGKNEYWQRISKKEAKKIRNLCGLTKDNVYPYEDKDGNVVNKELFEECATRDFIKNPL, from the coding sequence GTGCTAAGAAAAATTATATTCATATTTTTATTTACTTATTTTGTTAGTAGCTATGCTAGTGATAAAAAGCTTTTAGCAGATGGCTATTGGTTACAGAAAGATAAATCTACAGATTCAAATGTTTCAATTATTCATGCATATAATAATGCTCAGAATAACTTAAATGCAGAGATTTTTGTGCCATTATCTGATGTTGATTATGGTAAAGCACATGCTCCTATAATTTATTGTACAGAGTGTGGTAAGGGAGATGCATATGGTAATAAGTATGATTATTCGAGTGGTAAGTATACGTATCAAGGGCTAGAGTTTGTTTGGAATATGAAAATGAAAAGTCCAGTTAAAGCTAGTAGTAAAGGTCCTGTATATTTAGATGGTGCAGTATTAAATCCTCATGATGGTAAGTATTATCATGTAAAAGCTCAAACTATCGAGTATGGTAAAAAAGTATTCGTTAGAGCTTTTTGGGGACCATTAGGTAAAAATGAATATTGGCAGCGAATCTCTAAAAAAGAGGCTAAAAAAATAAGAAATCTATGTGGTCTAACCAAAGATAATGTTTATCCTTACGAAGACAAAGATGGCAATGTAGTCAATAAAGAACTTTTTGAAGAATGCGCAACTAGAGATTTTATAAAAAATCCTCTATAA
- the rsgA gene encoding ribosome small subunit-dependent GTPase A: MQGKIITNFGGNILVKLANNEKVSALYRSNFKGELTVGDNVELEYTNSTYVITKLLERKNLISRPNQYQRKNKNVAANIDYAVIIITHSPAPVEHYIDRYLAALHNSDIEPIIVVNKIDSQTAEDKEFIENLVNVYKDIGYKIFYISAKDNIGIDKLLDTLKDHTSIFLGQSGVGKSETLNTILGEKITETTAVSDSTKKGRHTTTCSTLYEIDDNTSIIDSPGIREFGLWHISREELFDGFLDFKKYKGMCQFRNCSHEENSKGCEIVNQLKQGNINSTRFKNYHRILAEIK; the protein is encoded by the coding sequence TTGCAAGGAAAAATCATAACAAATTTTGGCGGTAACATTTTAGTTAAGCTAGCCAACAATGAGAAAGTCTCGGCACTATATCGTAGTAATTTCAAAGGTGAACTAACTGTCGGCGATAATGTTGAGCTTGAATATACTAACTCAACCTATGTAATTACAAAGCTATTAGAAAGAAAAAACCTAATATCACGCCCAAACCAATATCAACGTAAAAATAAAAATGTGGCTGCGAATATTGACTATGCTGTAATTATAATCACCCACTCACCCGCTCCTGTTGAACATTATATAGATAGATACTTAGCCGCTTTACATAATAGCGATATTGAACCTATCATAGTGGTAAATAAAATAGATAGCCAGACAGCTGAAGATAAAGAGTTTATAGAGAACTTAGTAAATGTATACAAAGATATCGGTTATAAGATATTTTATATTTCTGCTAAGGACAATATTGGCATTGATAAGCTTTTAGATACTCTTAAAGATCATACTTCAATATTTTTAGGTCAATCTGGGGTTGGTAAATCTGAAACTCTAAACACCATACTAGGTGAGAAAATCACAGAAACAACAGCAGTTTCTGATTCAACCAAAAAAGGCCGTCACACAACTACTTGCTCTACACTATATGAGATAGATGATAACACTAGTATTATAGACTCTCCTGGTATTAGAGAATTTGGATTATGGCATATTTCTAGAGAAGAGCTTTTTGATGGTTTCTTGGACTTCAAAAAGTATAAAGGGATGTGTCAATTTAGAAACTGCTCTCATGAAGAAAACTCAAAAGGCTGTGAAATAGTTAATCAATTAAAGCAAGGCAATATAAACTCTACTCGTTTTAAAAATTATCATAGAATATTAGCAGAGATTAAGTAA
- a CDS encoding FAD-dependent monooxygenase has translation MKRNIYDVIISGGGPSGVAFAIELSLHGIKTLVLEKHDEPMYCARAQFLNPRTMEFMLRWDTCDAMRKKNMLDVSNFMWCSALNGDMYSSVEMHDYHNNHSPEEMIEIPLWVTEGVLRSRLDKSESVKMLKNTAVIEINTSNSDDIIEVKAENSKTNEIQEFYAKYVVGCDGANSIVRKSIGINFTKLASRRRMTNILFESSDLFNKIQLDKAAIYFIINKNHPGVIGPVDPSNNLWYSLFYDDSEMKDIEHSDISSKLNKMAGFEFEKKLVNATYWNMQIELADEYSKNNRVFLVGDSAHSFAPTGGLGLNTAFGDVTNLAWKIAHVIKGKLPESVLSTYQQERRSIAYTNLTKAEENAKALIDLASQIAPEEYPQAYAKLSRRHALSAGIGMGYAYFDSPLVKLHKDQSLEPMEASKYAPKDLPGYFLPNVTLNGKSIYRTLSATDWTLIVSGGQSDINIDGVNVIELPKDTYSSTYILIRPDWHISYASNELNIETINSLVNSGK, from the coding sequence ATGAAAAGAAATATTTATGATGTCATAATTTCAGGCGGTGGACCATCTGGTGTTGCATTTGCTATTGAACTTAGTTTACATGGTATTAAGACATTGGTTTTAGAAAAACATGATGAACCTATGTATTGTGCTCGAGCTCAGTTTCTTAACCCTAGAACAATGGAGTTTATGTTGCGTTGGGATACATGTGACGCAATGCGCAAAAAAAATATGCTAGATGTTTCTAACTTCATGTGGTGTTCAGCATTAAATGGAGATATGTATTCTTCGGTAGAAATGCATGATTATCATAATAACCATTCTCCTGAGGAGATGATTGAGATCCCATTATGGGTAACTGAAGGCGTTCTAAGATCTAGATTAGATAAATCAGAATCAGTAAAAATGTTAAAAAATACTGCTGTTATCGAAATAAATACTAGTAATAGTGATGATATTATAGAAGTGAAAGCTGAAAATAGTAAAACTAATGAAATACAAGAGTTCTATGCTAAGTATGTTGTTGGTTGTGATGGGGCAAATAGTATTGTACGTAAATCAATAGGTATTAATTTTACTAAGTTAGCTTCTAGAAGACGTATGACAAATATACTCTTTGAATCATCAGATTTATTTAATAAGATACAGCTTGATAAAGCAGCTATATATTTTATTATAAATAAAAATCATCCTGGCGTTATTGGTCCCGTTGATCCTAGTAATAATCTTTGGTACTCACTTTTCTATGATGATAGTGAAATGAAGGATATTGAGCATTCAGATATTTCTTCAAAATTAAATAAAATGGCAGGTTTTGAGTTTGAGAAGAAGTTAGTCAATGCTACCTATTGGAATATGCAAATTGAACTAGCAGATGAGTACTCGAAAAATAATAGGGTGTTTTTAGTAGGTGATAGTGCACACTCTTTTGCTCCAACAGGAGGTTTAGGATTAAATACTGCTTTTGGAGATGTTACAAATTTGGCATGGAAAATCGCTCATGTAATTAAAGGTAAATTACCAGAATCCGTACTTAGCACTTATCAACAAGAAAGACGATCTATTGCATATACAAACCTAACAAAAGCTGAAGAAAATGCGAAAGCTTTAATAGATCTTGCTTCACAGATAGCACCTGAAGAATATCCGCAAGCATACGCTAAGTTATCAAGAAGGCATGCTTTATCTGCAGGTATAGGCATGGGATATGCGTATTTTGACTCTCCATTAGTAAAACTACACAAGGATCAATCTTTAGAGCCTATGGAAGCATCTAAGTATGCCCCTAAAGATTTACCAGGATATTTCTTGCCTAATGTAACATTAAATGGGAAGTCTATATACAGAACTCTTTCTGCGACTGATTGGACATTGATTGTTTCCGGGGGTCAAAGTGATATAAATATAGATGGTGTTAATGTGATAGAACTTCCTAAGGATACTTATTCAAGTACTTATATTTTAATTAGACCTGACTGGCATATATCTTATGCAAGTAATGAGCTTAATATAGAGACTATAAACTCTCTTGTTAACTCTGGTAAATAG